The genomic DNA ataaaaataagcatgGGGGGTACAATATTTGCTGGTGTTGGGAAAAATCCCATGATTTTAGTAGCTGAGGCAATGTCAGGAATACAGTTTGGTGAATcactccatccctccctcccagaTTTTTAGAGTAGAATTCCACAAGGAGACTTGGTACAGACCGTGTCCCAGCTTTCCCAGCGCTGTGCAGGCAGGAAATTCCCAAGGAGGCAGGAATTTGGGTAGAGAGATGAGCAGGAGATGATTTGAGGCCAGGCCTTGCTGTGCTTCTctgctggagtccccatcccaGGCCCTGGAGGTGGAAAGGTGTGACCTCgagggaggaaaagagatgCATTACCTGGGGAAAACTCAGGGGAAAACTCCGGGAAACTGGAGTGGGAGAGAGAAGGTGGGTCTGGAGACTGAgtaaaagctgctgcagagaaaactggggggaaatggggaaaaaaaagcagtaattttaagaaaaagggTTACAAACTGTCTGCGAGCGTGGGgaggcacagggtgcccagagcagctgtggctgccccatccctgggagggtccaaggccaggctggagcaccccgggatagcggaaggtgtccccgCCCGTGTCCAGCGTGAAAACGGACGGtccttaaggtccctcccaacccagaCTGCCACCAGGGATGTACCCCCGCCATCCCGACCGAGGGGACAGCAGGCAAGGGGCCGGAGCGGCCACAATTCCCCCTCTGGCAGCGCTCGGAGGCACCGGGGAGGGACCGGGGAGGCACCGGGGAAGGCACCGGGGGAGGGACCGGGGGAGGCACCGGGGGGAGGCACCGGGGAGGACCGGGGGAGGCACCGGGGAAGGCACCGGGGAAGGCACCGGGGGAGGCACCGGGGGGGCACCGGGGGGGCACCGGGGGAGGCACCGGGGAAGGCACCGGGGGAGGCACCGGGGGAGGCACCGGGGGAGGGACCGGGGACGGACGGGGGAGGCAGCGGGGAGGGACCGGGGAGGGATCGGGGGAGGCACCGAGGGAGGCACCGGGGAGGGACCGGGGAGGGACCGGGGGAGGCACCGGGGAGGCAGCGGGGGAGGCAGCGGGGGAGGCAGCGGGGGAGGCACCGGGGGGGCACCGGGGGAGGCACCGGAGCTCCGCATATCCCGCTCCCGGCCACGCCCCAGGCCACGCCCACTCCCCCGATTCCTCCAGGCCACGCCCCCGCCACGCCCCATTTTCACTGACGTCACCGTCCGAGGTCGCGCGAGCGCCTCCGCCGGTGACGTCACGTGGCGCTAccgggcggccccgcccccgctcccgccccgcgccgctccgGGACCGTCGGGCAGGTAACGGGGTACGGGGTACCGGGGGTACGGGGTACCGGGATTTGGGGTCACGGAGAGGGGGACACCGCCGGCAGGGCCCCCGCTGGCCGCTGCGCTCGCCGCGAGCGTCACCGTCCCCCTTTCCAGCACCCCTCGGTTGCTTCCCCGCCGCTGGCCGTGCCACCTGCGGCTCCCAAACACAGTGACCCCTCCCCACCCTTGGCCACCCACCCTGCCCGGGGACCCCCGAGGAGCGCTGCGGGAATCGCCCCGCGGGGCACGGAACGGAGCCCCATGTGCTGCCCCAAAAAGGGTTTTGCTCCCCAGACCCGCATCCCGCTGTCACCCGTCCCGCTGCCACCCACATCCTGCTGCCCCCTGTCATAAATGccccctcccacagcagcagagcccatAATTAGGCGAGCCTCCCACTTCTGCGTCTTCTGGCTTTACACCCACAACCTGCATCTCCCAGACTTGCTTCCCAGTCCCGTCTAAGGTGATCCAGAGGGATGGACGACATCCCCACCCTGCCACCCCCCTGCCCACAACCTGGCGGGCACCCGATTTCCCGTGCCCCTATGGCCCCAGAGAGGGACGTATTTGAGCAGTCGCACCAACtctttttcctgcaggagccaCCATGGATCTGGTCCTGGAAGCCGCTGACCGGCACCTCCTGACGCCCTACGTGTACCCGGCGGGGTGGCCCGAGGGCGAGCCCTGCCGCCAGCTCCTCAGCCTCTTCGTCATCACCAACCTGGGGGCCCTCGCCCTCTACCTGCTCTTTGGCACCCTCAGCTACTACTTCATCTTCGACCACGAGCTCAAGAAGCATCCCCAGTTCCTGGAGGTGGGTGCACCCTGGGGACTCCTCGCCCAGGGGTCGTGGCAGCATCCCCCTCGCCATCCTCCTGTCCACTCCAAATGTCACGTGCCAGTGTTGTGGCACAGGCTGTCCCTACTGTCACAACCAGCCCTCTCAGCCTGCTGTTGCCCTTGACCATCCCTGACCAGACACAAGTGCCACAACCCAGTGTGAGCCCTGCCCCAAGCACAGCTGTCCCCAAATGAGCAGCACGCTGCATCCCACACCATGGCACGGATGCCACGACAAAGGGGTGGCCATGATGCCATCCTTCTCTGCCTCATGAGGAGCATTGGGGTTCTCAGATGTCCCCTGTGCCCCTGATCCCTCTTGCCATGCCCCACAGAACCAGGTGAGCCGGGAGATCGCCTACGCCCTGCGCTCCCTGCCCTGGATCAGCGTCCCCACCGTCGCCCTGTTCTTCGCCGAGGTGCGGGGCTACAGCAAACTCTACGACAACATCGAGGACTCCCCTTATGGTGAGTGACCTCCCTGcaccccctgccacagcagcaccctCTCCCCACCTGGGCCACCTCCCTCAACCCCCATTTCTCCCAGTGATGACCCCAAGAAATCCTCCTGGGTACATCCTGTCCCAGGCTATCAGCCAAAATCCCAAGTTCTCTTTAGGGCAGGCACCCATACACCCTCACTGGGGGTTGTGTCCCCCTGCTTGACACACTCCTCCCTCCGCCAAAGagatccctcccttccctgggcatGGCTCCCAGTGACTCCCAGTGAAACCTGACTCACTTGCCCTGAGTCACAGGGGAAAGCCTGACGCTCTCACCTCAGTGGGGCAGAACCTGACACGACTCAGATATGTCTCCCACCATGAGGACCATTGTGGAGGCCCTTACAGCCTCCTGATGCCCACATGTGCCACCTCTAACACCCctgtccccctccccccagGCTGGTCTGGCGTGTTCCTCAGCATGctgtccttcctcttcttcaccGACATGGGCATCTACTGGATACACCGTGGTCTCCACCACAAGCTGTTCTATAAGGTatgggacaggacagggggCTCTGGACAAGAGTCCTTGTCCCACTCTGGGGGACCTGTCCAAGATGCTCCTCCCAGGGAATGCATGCTCGGGTGGGAATGGCTGAACCAGGTGTCACCATGTGATGGGAGCTGAGAGCCCTTTAGGGCTCATGTCCCCTGCTCAGTTTGGGTGGTGATGGCCCAAAAAGCATCCCCTGGGGCTGTGAATCTGCCTGGAGGACCCCCTGAAAGGGTCCACCCTGACTGACAGCCCCCTGTCCCCGCAGCGCTTCCACAAGCCCCACCACCTGTGGAAGATCGCCACGCCCTTCGCCAGCCACGCCTTCCACCCCGTGGACGGCTTCATGCAGAGCCTGCCCTACCATGTGTaccccttcctcttccccctgcACAAAGTCACCTACCTGGGCCTCTACATCTTCGTCAACGTCTGGACCATCTCCATCCACGACGGCGACTACCGCGTGCCGCGGCTGCTGCGGCACGTCATCAACGGCTCTGCCCACCACACCGACCACCACCTGTACTTCGACTACAACTACGGGCAGTATTTCACCCTCTGGGACAAGATTGGGGGTTCCTACAAGAGCCCCACGTCCTTCGAGGGCAAAGGCCCCCACGATTACTTGCGCAAGCTCCGAGAGAAAGACTCGGGAGCGTCCAACGGCGTCGCGGCCTCTAAGAAAGACCAGGGAGCGTCCAACGGCGTCGCGGCCTCCAAGACCGAGTAGGCTTCCTCCAAGTGTGTCCCTTCTCTGGCTGGATCTTGTCCCATCCCTCACCAGCCACCCAAGACTGTTTTCCACGGACAAAGAGCCCCTGTCCCTGATGATGTGACCAGCGTGGGGTGATTTTTGGTGAGCGTCCGACCTGCCCCGATGCCAAAACGGCGGCGTCCGGCTTCGCTCCACACCACAGGTCTGCCCTGTTTTTCCTACTgcttcccctcccagctccctttgGATCTCTGCTAAGGTTCCTGCGCTGCTTTAGTGCTGTGCTGATGCTTTACCAGAAGAGTAACATGGCACAAATAGAACAGTAACGTGGCACAAATTACCGTGACTCGTGGCAGGGTCTTCATTTGTCTGCTGCGCCCCTTTGTCGATGATTCATTGCTCCCATCGTGGTGTCCATCGGGACGAgctgtattttggaaaaaaaccttacCTTTTGGAGGTGGGGCGGCTTCTCCTGATGGCTCCCTTGGTGGGACTTCTTGCACTCAACCTCCTTCCTCTTGCCCGGGGATGTCCCATGGAAACATCAATGCCTGTAGGACAGAGGTGTACTTTGAgtcttgtgggtcccttcagCTTCCTGAGAACTCTGAGGGGGAACGGAGGAGGAACAGGCACCCAGATGTGAGGGGCAGGGGCTTCTCCTCACTCGAGGGCTCCCCCCTTGAGGGCCTGTGtgtttcctgctgaaatttGGTCACCCCACCTTTGGGGTTGACCCACATTCAATAAATCTCAATTGCCAACTTGGCTGCTGTTTGGTCCCTTCTCCCTGGCTCCTGCAAAGCCTCCTGGGGCAGCCTGTTTCTGCCCTACAGCACCCATGAGGGGTTTGTCACAgacctgagctgtgctggcagcaaaTTTGGGCTAAAACAGCAGAGGATGGGTAAAATACAGTTGGAGTGGCCAGAGCCACCTCCAGTCCCCCAAACCTCCTTAGGTTAACCACGTCCCAGTGGCACTTGTGCTTTCCCATCCCCTGGTCCCCCAGTTTCACCAGTCACTGGAGCCCTGCTGCCCTTACTGGGCACAGAGGCCCTTCTTTGAGTGCCTTGCTGTGGTGACAGCCCCTGTGCTCCCCACCCAgtctctgctgtccccaggcaggagTGGCCCGAGGCCACACCACCGCACTATGTGGCACCTGGTGAGCACAAGGGACACCTGTCCCACGTCCTGCCAGCACAGTGCCCCGCCTGGGCCATGCTCTACTTTCATCTGCCCATCCCAACTCGCTCTCCCCACCTGGACAGGACCCCTGACCTCTGTTTGCTGATTAACCTGGGGCCTGGAGCGCTGCCCAGGGCCCCGATCAAACACGGTGACAACATCACTGACCTTGGCCAGCCACGGGCCTGACTCCCAATCCACATGAGACCCTTGGGAAGAGCCCCAGGCTTCTCATCACCCCATCCTTTCACCTTTGCTGAGCCTAATGCCTGGGCACCCCATCCTGGGCAGCTTCGGGACAGACACTGACCCTCGGCAGCTGGGTCCTTGCAGGGAAGTAAAATCCAATGGATGAAATGCCATCACTCCTGGTGCCCAGTGCACCCTCCCACGGTCCTAATGCTGGGCACCTGGCATTCCCACCGGGATGGATCTGCAGTACCCCAAAGCCCGGGGACAGGGAGAGCGTGTCCTGCCGGTCACACAAGGCTGCCGGCACAGGACGCGTCCCCCGCCGTGGCCTTGGGGCACTGTAGCGcggagagcagcagctctggctctgctcccctgaTGCTGCTGTTGCCACAAGATGGGGATGTTGCTCACGACAGCCATCGCTGGAGCTGCACCTGCGTGGatgcccttcctcctcctcctcctcctcgttCCCCCAGcgtggggcaggagcagctttgcCGCTGCTTCTCTTACAGGACACACACGGGGTGTCCCTACGCCCGTTCCATGAGCCCATTCCCCACGTTTTTCCTGACACCGGAGCCTTTGCTGCTGATTTGTCTGCAACATCTTCCCTGTCCCACCCCACACGGGgcattttcttccctcctttcagCCCCCACACGATGCTCTGCCACACATCAGGGCAGGGCACATTCGTACCACACACTGAACATCCTCCTGAGAGAGACCCCAGCACACAAAGTGACCCCTGGGGTGTGAATGCAACAACCGGGTGCCTCTgacacagccctgagccctgcaggaaACCCTACAACCATCATCATCCTCTGAGGAAGGCTCTGAGACCAAGGCCATGAATGGGGTGATGTCTTTGGCTCTTGTCCCTGGCATCCCTCTTTTGCTCCCTGAC from Corvus cornix cornix isolate S_Up_H32 chromosome 24, ASM73873v5, whole genome shotgun sequence includes the following:
- the SC5D gene encoding lathosterol oxidase → MDLVLEAADRHLLTPYVYPAGWPEGEPCRQLLSLFVITNLGALALYLLFGTLSYYFIFDHELKKHPQFLENQVSREIAYALRSLPWISVPTVALFFAEVRGYSKLYDNIEDSPYGWSGVFLSMLSFLFFTDMGIYWIHRGLHHKLFYKRFHKPHHLWKIATPFASHAFHPVDGFMQSLPYHVYPFLFPLHKVTYLGLYIFVNVWTISIHDGDYRVPRLLRHVINGSAHHTDHHLYFDYNYGQYFTLWDKIGGSYKSPTSFEGKGPHDYLRKLREKDSGASNGVAASKKDQGASNGVAASKTE